The following proteins are encoded in a genomic region of Amycolatopsis sulphurea:
- the iolD gene encoding 3D-(3,5/4)-trihydroxycyclohexane-1,2-dione acylhydrolase (decyclizing): MTVRLTTAQALVRFLSTQYSARDGAEQRLIPGVWGIFGHGNVAGIGQALLQAARTGEADLPYYLSRNEQGQVHAAAAYAKMRNRLQTFACTASTGPGSTNMITGAALATTNRIPVLLLPSDVFATRVTDPVLQQLEDARGGDLTVNDAFRPVSKYFDRITRPEQLIPAALAAMRVLTDPAETGAVTLALPQDLQAEAFDWPEEFFRRRVWHVDRPAPDPAAVARAVSLLRNAKKPLIVAGGGVVYSEAERELRAFAEATGIPVADTHAGKGAVPWDHPCAVGGIGSTGTSTANALAAEADVVLGIGTRYSDFTTASHTVFGNPAVRFVNLNIARLDAAKHSAEMVLADAKRGILAVHEALTGWQVDETYRARTRLLAEDWNRTTEACFDAGHGPLPAQTEILGALNRMLDDRDVVINAAGSMPGDLQMLWRARDPKAYHVEYAYSCMGYEIAAGAGVKLAAPDREVVVLVGDGSYLMMAQELVTIVAERLKVIVVLVQNHGFASIGALSESLGSQRFGTSYRYRDPDSGLIEGAALPVDLAANAASLGATVLRASTVEEFRTALAQAKANSTTTVVHVETDPRGPVPPGSAWWDVPVGEVSELDSTRRARETYRAAKRAQRPYL, from the coding sequence ATGACCGTCCGGCTGACCACCGCGCAGGCCCTCGTGCGGTTTCTGTCCACTCAGTACTCCGCGCGCGACGGCGCGGAGCAGCGGCTGATCCCCGGCGTCTGGGGGATCTTCGGGCACGGCAACGTCGCCGGGATCGGGCAGGCGCTGCTGCAGGCCGCCCGTACCGGCGAGGCGGATCTACCGTATTACCTGTCCCGCAACGAACAAGGCCAGGTGCACGCGGCCGCCGCGTACGCGAAGATGCGCAATCGGTTGCAGACCTTTGCCTGCACCGCTTCGACCGGCCCCGGTTCGACGAACATGATCACCGGCGCCGCGCTCGCCACCACGAACCGGATCCCGGTCCTGCTGCTGCCCAGCGACGTCTTCGCCACCCGGGTGACGGATCCCGTGCTGCAGCAACTGGAAGACGCCCGCGGCGGCGACCTCACGGTGAACGACGCGTTCCGCCCGGTGTCGAAGTACTTCGACCGGATCACCCGGCCGGAGCAGCTCATCCCGGCGGCGCTCGCCGCGATGCGTGTGCTCACCGACCCGGCCGAAACCGGCGCCGTCACTCTCGCGCTCCCCCAGGACTTGCAGGCCGAGGCGTTTGACTGGCCGGAGGAGTTCTTCCGCCGCAGGGTCTGGCACGTCGACCGGCCGGCGCCCGATCCGGCCGCGGTGGCCCGCGCGGTTTCCTTGCTGCGCAACGCGAAGAAGCCACTCATCGTCGCCGGTGGCGGCGTGGTGTACTCCGAAGCCGAACGGGAGCTGCGTGCGTTCGCCGAGGCGACCGGCATTCCGGTCGCGGACACGCACGCGGGGAAGGGCGCCGTACCGTGGGATCACCCGTGCGCAGTCGGCGGAATCGGTTCCACCGGCACGTCGACAGCGAACGCGCTGGCCGCGGAGGCGGACGTGGTGCTGGGCATCGGCACCCGCTACAGCGACTTCACCACGGCCTCGCACACCGTGTTCGGAAATCCCGCCGTCCGGTTCGTGAACCTCAACATCGCGCGGCTCGACGCGGCGAAGCACTCCGCCGAAATGGTTCTCGCGGACGCAAAGCGTGGCATCCTCGCGGTGCACGAAGCGTTGACCGGCTGGCAGGTCGACGAAACGTACCGGGCTCGCACGCGGCTGCTCGCCGAGGATTGGAATCGCACCACCGAAGCGTGTTTCGACGCCGGTCATGGCCCATTGCCCGCGCAGACCGAGATCCTCGGCGCGCTCAACCGCATGCTCGACGACCGTGACGTGGTGATCAACGCCGCCGGTTCGATGCCCGGCGATCTTCAGATGCTTTGGCGTGCCCGGGATCCGAAGGCCTATCATGTGGAATACGCCTACTCCTGCATGGGCTACGAGATCGCCGCCGGGGCCGGGGTCAAGCTGGCCGCCCCGGACCGCGAGGTCGTCGTGCTGGTCGGCGACGGCTCCTACCTGATGATGGCACAGGAGCTGGTGACCATCGTCGCCGAACGGCTGAAGGTGATCGTGGTGCTGGTACAGAACCACGGGTTCGCCTCGATCGGCGCCCTGTCGGAATCCCTGGGCTCACAACGGTTCGGCACCTCCTACCGGTATCGCGACCCGGATTCCGGACTGATCGAGGGCGCGGCGCTGCCGGTGGATCTGGCGGCGAACGCGGCCAGCCTCGGCGCCACCGTGCTCCGAGCGTCCACAGTGGAGGAATTCCGCACCGCGCTCGCGCAGGCCAAGGCGAACTCCACGACCACCGTGGTGCACGTCGAAACCGATCCCCGCGGCCCCGTCCCACCCGGGTCGGCCTGGTGGGACGTCCCGGTCGGCGAAGTGTCCGAATTGGACTCCACCCGACGGGCCCGGGAAACCTACCGCGCGGCCAAACGCGCCCAGCGGCCGTACCTCTGA